The sequence GCGCCTCACTCAAGCCACCGGTCCTGCGCAACCGCTCAAAGCGCTTTTGCGATGTCTGCATTGACCCCATCACACCGATGTAAAACGCTTCGGTGCGCACCGCTTCCATCATCGCCAGATCGTCGATGCGCGGATCGTGAGTGAGCGCCACCACCGCCGTATCACGGTGACAGCCACCGCCTTCGATAAACACCGACGGCAACTGACGGCGAATCTCCACGTTGTTCAGCACCACACCTTCCAGCACCTCATCGCGGGGATCGCAAAGTATCACCTCGAAACCCAAGCCTACGGCAAACTCCGCACAGGCTTGGGCAACGCTGGAGTATCCGGCCAACAGCAGACGCTGAGCCGCCCCGACCCGAACGCGCACCCGATCGATCTCACGCTCGATACGCACGCCCTGCTCCGCATCAGCGAACAGGCTGCGCGCACCGCTGGCCAAATCAATCTCGCGAATCAACCGGCGCTGCCCCAGCAACGCGGACTCAAGCTCCCGCAGGTGTGCCTGCACCGCGCAATCAGCCTCCAGCCTCTCCACGAGCACATCAAGTATGCCGCCGCAGGGCAAACTCCCCCTGGAACGCGGGTCATCGCCCTCGCCATAGCGAACCACGTTGACCGCCTCCGGAAACGCGCCCTCAGCGACTCGCGCCAGAAAGTCTTCCTCGACACAGCCACCGGACAGCGAACCAATCCACTGCCCTTCAGCGTTCACCGCCAACAGCGAACCCGGCGCGCGAGGCGCCGAGCCGTAGGTCGCAAGCACGGTACACAGCCAAACACACTGCCCGGCCATCGACCACTCCAGTGCCCGCCGCATCACTTGCAGATCGAGATGCTGCATATCAGTGCGCCTTATGCTCGACCGGCGGCGCGTCAGCTTGCAGCTTTTGCACATCGCTGACTGTCAGCTCCGCCGACTGCCCACCCCAACCTTGCCGCAGGTAGTTGAGCAGGTCCGTCAGTTGCTCAGGGCTGAGTTTTTCCGCAAACCCCGGCATCGGCTGCATGCGCTCGAACCCGACAAAGGCCTGTTCGCCGATCCCATCCTCAATCACTCGCAACAGATTTCGCGGATCTTCCAGGCGCAACGTGGTGTTACCGCGCATGGCCACCGCGATGTGCGGCTTACCCTCGCCGCCCGGTGCGTGGCAACCGGCACAGACGTTCAGGTAATCCTGACGACCGCGCTGGGCGCTGGCGCCCATCTTGTCCAGCGGCACTTCGGCCAGCACCTTCGCCGCCGGTGGTTGATCACCGAGCAGGAACGTCGCCATA is a genomic window of Pseudomonas sp. ADAK18 containing:
- a CDS encoding XdhC family protein; the encoded protein is MQHLDLQVMRRALEWSMAGQCVWLCTVLATYGSAPRAPGSLLAVNAEGQWIGSLSGGCVEEDFLARVAEGAFPEAVNVVRYGEGDDPRSRGSLPCGGILDVLVERLEADCAVQAHLRELESALLGQRRLIREIDLASGARSLFADAEQGVRIEREIDRVRVRVGAAQRLLLAGYSSVAQACAEFAVGLGFEVILCDPRDEVLEGVVLNNVEIRRQLPSVFIEGGGCHRDTAVVALTHDPRIDDLAMMEAVRTEAFYIGVMGSMQTSQKRFERLRRTGGLSEAQLARIHAPIGLNLGSKTPAEIALAVLADILRIRSGIARDQL